The genomic segment CCGTAAATCCTTCCCCGTTCATCTGGGACGTGTTGATCCCGATGTGGAGCAGCACCTCGAGTCCTTCCGGCGTCTCGATTCCGATCGCGTGCTTGGTCGGATACAGGTGTATGATCTTCCCGCGCACCGGCGCGACCAGCTCTCCCTTTTCGGGAAAAAACGCGACGCCGTTGCCTACGAGTTTCTGCGCGAAAATGGGATCGTCCACTTCCTCGAGCGGGATCATGCGTCCTTGCAGCGGCGCATGGAACTGTACCTGATGCACGTCGAGCTGCATCAGCTTGACGATCTCGCCGCGGATCAGATCCGAGTAAGTGCCGAAAACGACCTGCACGTGACCGCCGCCAAGACGGATGACGCCCGCGGCGCCCAGATGCCGCAAGCTTTTCGTGTCGACCCGCCTGTCGTCGTTCAGCGTCAGCCGCAGCCTGGTAATACAAGCCTCGATCCGCGAAATGTTGTCCTTGCCGCCGAGCGCCTGCAGAACAAGCGGCGCCCTGTAAGGAATATCTCCGCCCCAATCGTCCAGTCGGGTGGAGTCCTCGCGTCCCGGCGTAGACAGCTGGAACCTGCGGATGCTCCAACGGAACAGCACATAGTAAAAAACGGCGACCGCAAGGCCGATCGGAATGATCAGCCAACCTCGCTCCGACAGCCTGAAATTAATGATATATTCGAGCGCTCCCGCGGAGAAGGTGAACCCTTCGCGAATGCCCAGCTCGTAAGTGAGCCACATAATGCCGCCGGACAGCAGCGCGTGCACGATAAAAAGATAAGGCGCGACGAATAGAAAAGCGAATTCGACCGGCTCGGTCACGCCCGTAACGAAAGCCGTCAGCGCGGCTACTCTAAACTGCTTGGCGGTCTTGGGCTTAAGGTCTTCGCGCGCCTCGTGGATGATCGCGTAGGCGATGGCTGGCAATGCGAACATGATGACCGGATACAATCCGGTCATATAGACGCCGGCAGTCGGATCCCCGGCAAAAAATCTCGGCATATCGCCGAAATAGACGCTGCCGTCGGGCGCCGTATAGTCTCCGATCTGGAACCAGAACAGATGATTAAGCAGATGATGCAGGCCGAAAGCGACCAGAATGCGATGCAAAAACCCGTATAGAAATATGCCGAAGCCGCCAGCGGAATTCACCAGTCCGCCGGTCGCGCCGATCCAGGCGAGCAGCCCCTGGCCGATCCCGATCATAAGCCAGGCGAAAACGAAAGAGAAGGCGCTCATGAATATGGGAACGAATCGGGTCCCTCCGAAAAACTGGAGCGATTCCGGCAGCTGGAACGACTTGAAGCGTTCGTTGGCCCAGCCGGACAACATGCCGATGACGACGCCCGCGAACATGGAGGGCTGGACGCCGCCGGGGTCGTAAGCTTGCGTCACCGCGCCGAAAATGATCATGCCGACCAGGGACGCCATGCCGGCGTGCACGGATTGATTCGACAAGCCCAGGGCGATGCCGACCGCAAATACATAAGGCACGTAAGCGAAAATGGCCATCCCCGCCGAATGCAGCAGCACCGGCGCCGACTGAAGGCCGACGGAGTCCCAGGGCAGCCGCGACAGCATGAGAAAAATGGCCGCCGCGGGCAAAACCGTCATCGGCAGCATCATCGCCCGGCCGAGTCTTTGCAAATAGCCGATTCCGAACATGCGAGCATTCCTTCCTCCTCTCCCGCGGATGGTACAAGCGAATCAGTCTTACAAAAAGAAAGGACGGACCGCAGCGCTCATGGCTTAAGGCGCGGCCCGCCCGCGAGATGAGAATGTCCGGTCAGCTTTCCCCTTACGGAAGCAGGATGGAATCCTCGACCTTGATGCAGCGGTCCATAACTACGGTCAGGCCGCCGGACGCCGCGATCGCCGCAGCCTCTTCGTTCACGATGCCGAGCTGCAGCCAGAGTACCTTGGCCCCTGCGGCGACCGCCTCTTCCGCAATAGGCGGCGTGTGCTCCGGACGCCGGAACACATTGACGATATCGACGGGCTCTGGAATGTCCGCAAGGGACTTGTAGCATTTTTCGCCGAGAATCTCGGCTTCCTTCGGATTGACGGGGATAATGCGATAACCCTTCGCTTGCATGGCGGCGGACACCATATGGCTGGTCTTGTCCGGATCGCCGGACAGGCCGACTACGGCAATGTTTTTCGTCTCCTGCAGGATGCGTTTGATCTCGTCGCGGCTCGGGTTCGCAAACGGCATGCTCATCTACCTCCGTAGCATAAAATTAACGTTAGCCCGCCGGCTTATTCGGTCCAGCGCACGTTGGCGCCCAGCGCCGTCAGATGGTCGAAGTAATTCGGATACGACTTGGCCACGTGGTGCGCGTCCTTGATCGTAAGCGGCGCCTTCGCGCGGAGCCCGACGACCGTAAGCGCCATAATGACGCGGTGATCGAAGTGCGCGTCGATCGTCACGCCGCCCTCTACGCCCTCCGGACGCCCGTGAACGATGATCTCGTCCCGCTTCTCTTCGACGTTCGCGCCCGCTTTGCGCAGCTCGGCCAAGTAATCTGTAATGCGGTCGCATTCCTTGAAACGGAGATTTTCGACATTGTAAAAGCGGGAGGTGCCCTCGGCGAACACGGCTGCGGCCACCATCGCGAGCACGCCGTCCGTGAATTCGTCTCCGTCGAATTCGACGGCGCGGAGCTTGCCGTTGCCCTGGACGTGCACGACGCCGTCCTTATGCGTCAGCGGCGTTCCCATCGCCTTCAGCACGTCGACGACGGCCCGCTCGCCCTGCTTGCTCTCCTCGAGAAGCCGATGCACGACGACGTCGGAATCGGTGACCGCCGCAGCCGCCAGGATCGCTGCCGAGCCCGGATAATCGCCCTGTACGACATATTCCTGCGCGCGGTATCGCTGGCCGCCCGGCACCTTGAAATGCATCAGATCGCTTGATGCTTCGACGACGATGCCGGCCTGGGCCAGCACTTCGAGCGTCTGGCCGACGACGACCTTCGACTTAAGGTCGTTCAACACCTCAATCTCGCTGTCCTCCGCCAGCAGCGGCGTCAGGAACAGCAGCGCGCTGAGGAATTGGGAACTCACGCTGCCCGATACCTGGATCTTGCCGCCGCGAACGGCGTCTCCGCCGCGGATCGTGATCGGCAGCTTGCCTTCGCGATGATCGATCTTTGCCCCCATACGTTCAAGCGCGGTGATCAGATCGTCATGAGGCCGCTTGCCGAGGGACTCAGGATATTTGTTGACGAACGTGACCTCGGGCAGCAGCGCCGCCACTGCCATCAGGAAGCGCAGCACCGCGCCGGCATTGCCGACGTCGAGCTCCTTGACCGGCTTCGGATGGTTGCCGAAGCCCGTTACCACGATCTTCTCTTCGTCTTCTTCGAGGACGGCGCCCAGGTCCCGCACGCAGCGGCGCAGCGCATCGCTGTCTTCGCTGTGCGCCGGATAGCGGATGACGCTCGTGCCCTCCGCCAGTGCGGCGACGAGTAGGTACCGGGTCGTATAGTTTTTGGACGATAAAGCTTGAATCTCGCCCGCGAGCCGCGGGGTCGGTGTAACGATCATATCCATGTGGCAGCGCTCTCCTTCCGTTTATGAGGGGAAATCGGTTATGTAGGGTGGTTCCTGCCGCGCGCGAGTTGACTTGCGCCGCGTCGTGTCCGTATGATGGGACTGAAGCTAAATGAGCGATGGAGGACAAATCCAGATGAGCACATATGAAACAACGACGGTCGAGCAATTGAAGGCCAGGATCGATGCCGGCGAAAAGCTGCATCTGATCGACGTCCGCGAGGACGACGAGGTCGCTGCGGGCATGATCCCGGGCGCCAAGCACATCCGTCTCGGGACGCTGCCGGACAGGCTGTCCGAGATTCCGAAGGACGAGGAAGTCATCTTCATCTGCCGAAGCGGCGGAAGAAGCGGCAGAGCCTGCGAGTATTTGAGCCAGCTCGGTTACGGACGCACGGTCAATATGACCGGCGGCATGCTGGCCTGGAACGAGCTTTAAGCCAGAAGGAGCCTTAGGGACGCGAGTCGCGCAGCAGCGCGGATTGCGTCTTTTTTTCGGTTTTCGGTCGGCCGGCGAATGCCTCGCCCCTCATCATAGCATATTCGGCGCGTTCCTACCTGAAGGAACTTGCAGCCGCATATCGCAGGGACGGCCGAAGGAGTCCCGGACTAGATGGGCTCGATCGGCCGTCCTGTTGATCGCTTATGCGGGCTTCACATTAATTGTGCAGCCAGTTGTGGTGGAACGTGCCTTCTTTGTCCAACCGCTTGAACGTATGCGCGCCGAAGTAGTCGCGCTGCGCCTGCAGCAGGTTGGCGGGCAGACGCTCGGAGCGGTAGCTGTCGTAATAAGCCAGCGCGCTCGCGAACGCAGGTACCGGAATGCCGAACTTGACGGCCGACGAGACGACTTCGCGCCATGCGTCCTGGTAAGATTCGACGACGTCCTTGAAGTACTCGTCGAGCAGCAGGTTGCGAAGGCCCGGATCGCGGTCGTAGGCATCCTTGATGTTCTGCAAAAAGCGCGCACGGATAATGCAGCCGCCGCGGAAGATCATCGCGATGTTGCCGTACTGCAGATTCCAGTCGTACTCCTCGGATGCGGCGCGCATTTGCGCGAAGCCCTGCGCGTAGGAGCAGATCTTGCTGGCGAACAACGCCTTGCGCACGCTCTCGATGAACGCTGCGCGGTCGCCGGCGAACGCCGTCTTGGCCGGTCCCTTCAGCACTTTGCTGGCGGCGACGCGTTCTTCCTTCATCGCGGACAGGAAGCGCGAGAAGACGGATTCGGTGATGATGGACAGCGGCACGCCCAGGTCGAGCGAGCTTTGGCTCGTCCACTTGCCCGTGCCCTTCTGACCGGCGGAGTCCAGGATGACGTCGACCATCGGCTTGCCGGTCTCCGGATCCTTTTCAGCGAAAATGTCGGTCGTGATCTCGATCAGGTAGCTGTCGAGCTCGCCCTTGTTCCACTCGCCGAAAATCTCGTGGAGCTCGTCCGGCTGCACGCCGAGAACGTCCTTAAGCAGCTGGTAAGCTTCGCAGATGAGCTGCATGTCGCCGTACTCGATGCCGTTGTGGACCATCTTGACGTAGTGGCCGGCGCCGTCCGGACCGATATACGTACAGCATGGATCGCCGTTCACCTTGGCGGAGATGCCCGTCAGGATCGGCTCGACCAGCCTGTAAGCTTCCTCAGGACCGCCCGGCATGATCGACGGCCCCTTAAGCGCGCCCTCTTCGCCTCCGGATACGCCGGTTCCGATGAAGTGGAAGCCGCGTTCGGTCAGATCGTTGCTTCGGCGCTGCGTGTCCGGGAAGTAGGCGTTGCCGCCGTCGATGATGATGTCGCCTTTGTCGAGATGAGGCACGAGCGATTCGATCGTCGCGTCCGTGCCCGAACCGGCTTGGACCATAATCAGAATTTTACGGGGCTTTTCCAGCGAAGCCACGAACTCCTCCACCGTGTATGTAGGCACGAGGTTCTTGCCCTTGCCGTCCGTATTCATGAGGTCGTCCGTCTTCTCCCGCGAGCGGTTATAGACGGCTACCGTAAAGCCGCGGCTCTCGATGTTGAGCGCCAGGTTGCGTCCCATGACGGCCATGCCGACGACGCCGATATTTGCATTAGACATGTTTCGAGTCCTTTCTCCAAGCCCTTAAGCCGTTATTTTCTGCGCGTTTTCAGCCAGTCCTTATTGTACTCTTTTTGCCTGAAGATGAAAACCGGTCCGCCAGGCGCTCGTAAAACGGCGGCGCGCCGCGCTTTTGCGGGCTACTCGGCCTCGGCAGCGCCGTTCCAAGAGAAGTCCAAGACGTCAAGGAACGCCTTGGCCAACGCGATATGTCCAGTGGCGCTCGGATGGACGCGGTCCCAGGCGATCGTCGCCGGGTAGATGTGCGCGAGGATCTTGTCGAACGCAGCCTGCGTATCGACGAACAGCGTGCCGTGATTTTCGGCGATTCGCTTCACGATGCCGCCGTACAGATCCATCGTCTGGCGCATGGCGTCGCTGCGGTTCGGCTCGAGATAAAACGGCGTCATGAGCACGATGCCTTTCACATGGGTAAGCGTCTTTTCGACCAACTCGCTAAGCGTCTCCTCGTATTCTTCCGCGTATACGTGGGACTCCTTGATGTACGGCTGATCGTACTGCCGCCAGACATCGTTGGTTCCGATCATGACGGAGACCCAGTCCGGCGACAAATCCAGCACGTCCGTCTGCCAGCGTCCCGCCAGATCGCGAACCGTATGCCCGCTCGTGCCGACGTTTACGATCCGCACCGCGAGCTCCGGATAGATGCTCTGCAGCAGCCCCGCCGCAACGGAGACATAGCCGGTGCCGAGCCCCGCGCCCAATCCTTCGCCGAACGGTCTGCCTCTTCCGCAATCCGTAATCGAGTCGCCGATCATGACCAGCTTGTCATTTGAAGATAGCTTCATTCGAATATCCTCCTCCGGATTCGTTCCCTATCCTTCATGTACGCACTCGCGTTCTGCCTTATTTTTCATGTCATCATAGCCATCCCACATTTTAACCTGTTGATGCGTCGCAGGACAACACCAAACCTTCATTTTGGCAGCAAAAACGGGATGAAGCATCAACACGCCTGCTTCATCCCGTTTCGTTCTTGCATCCTGTTTTAGCGTGGATCGAAGGTCTAAAGCTCAAGCTGCAGACTCTCCAGTCTCATCGAGGCGAGCTTGGCCTTGGAGGCTTCGACGCCTTCCGCGTCCCCCGACTGGATCGCATCGTGCAGAACGGCGAGCTCGTAGTCGATCTCAAGCCGCAGAACGCCCGCGCGCTGCTCGGCACGCCTCGATTTGTAAGCCTGAATCATATCTTCTACCGTGATCTGAGGGCGCTTCTGGAATATAATCCGATGCTCCATGCCTGACACCTCCACGAGACGTATAATTTCGCCGAACATAATATTCTCTATCAACAAGTGACGGTCCCGAAAACGCTTGACGACGGCGTGACCTCTCGAATCGTTGATCAGCTTTTCCAGCCACATCGCGAACTTCTCGTCCTTGACCAAATAATCTCCGACCATCTTGTAGCGTCCGCTGGTTCGCTGGAATCGCAGCTTCAGCAGTCTCCTCCCCGTGCGGACCGATACGAGAAAAAACGACTCGCTCTCGTTCCAGTACAGGGAATAGCCTTCTTGGATCAAATCCCGAATCAAACTCTGAATCTGTCCGCGATCGAATCGAAGCTCCAAATTGCAATATTCGACTTCATGGCTGCGGTTCACGGCCATCCCCCCCTCCTGCGATATGGGCAGCGATCGAGTTGTTGACCGAATGTTCAGATAATTTGTTCTTACTCTTATCTTATACTTCATCTTATGTTATGGCAACTTGGTTTCTTGACTATTTTCCGGTATAGTGAGGGCAAAATAGCAACCGAAATTTGCCTCAAGAGGTGACTAGCATGTCCACACTACTTAACGCCGGATTCGCGGGTTTTACGGATTCGGACTTCGACGCCATGACCGTCCCGGGTCTGGAAGGACGGATGGAAGCGATCATCCGGCAGGTCAGGCCCAAACTAGAGGGTCTCGGAAACGCGCTGGCCCCCTATTTGGCGGACCTGTGCGCGGAGCCTATGTATCCGCACGTGGCCAAGCACGCCAGGCGGTCGGTCAATCCGCCGAACGACACTTGGGTCGCGTGGTCTCGTCATCCCCGCGGTTACAAAGCGCATCCCCATTTCCAGGTCGGACTGTGGCCCACGCATTTGTTCATTCAGTTCGCCATCATCTACGAAAGCGGCAACAAAACGGTGTTCGCGGAACGCGCTGCCAGCGAGCTCGATTCGATCCGCGCGGCGATCCCGGCTTCGTTCGTCTGGTCCAAGGACCATACGCTGCCTGACGGCATCCCGCATGCGGAGCTCTCTGCCGATTCGTTGACCGAATGGCTGGCCAGGCTCAAAACGGTCAAAGCGGCGGAGATCACCTGCGGTCTTCATATCGCGCGCGGCGACGATCGACTGCAGCATGCGGACAGTCTGCTGCGGACGGCCGAGGATACGATCCGCCGGCTGCTGCCGCTGTACAAGCTATCCTTCTAGCAGAAGCCTTGGCTGTCGTCCGCCTACTCATTCATACACCAAAATTCGCCAAAGCCAAACAGCCGACAACGCAAAAGCAGCCCCTCCGAGTACGTGAGGGGCTGCTCTTTGGGTTGTCGGCGAATCAGGCCGCGGCCGATTGGCTTGCCGCGCGCCGCTGGCGCTTCGCCTTGCGGAAGTGCAGCAGCTCGTAGACGCAAGGCACGAGCACCAGCGTCAGCAGCGTCGCGACGACGAGGCCGCCGATGACGACGATGGCAAGGCTCTGCGACACGATGCTGCCGCTCTCCGACGTGCCGAACACCAGCGGCAGCATGGCGCATACGGTGGCGATGGCCGTCATGAGGATAGGACGCATCCGCGTGCCCGCCGCTTCGATCAGCGCTTCGCGGATCGGCATGCTTGCCTCGTTTTTCTTGACGCGGTCGATAAGCACGATCGCGTTCGTGACGACGATGCCGATCAGCATGACGACGCCGAAGATCGCGGTAAAGTCCGGCGTCACGCCGGTGACGATCAGGCCGAGCACGGCGCCGATCGGCACGAACAGGATCGAGGCCATGATCGCGAGCGGCGCCCGCAGCGTCTTGAACGTGAATACCATGATCAGGTAGACGATGCCGATCGAGACGAGCATCATCATGAAAAGGCTCGCAAAGTCGGCGTTCTGATCGGCGGACGCGCCCCCTACGAACAGCTTCGCGCCATCCGCGGGCTTGATGTCCTTCATCGCGTCCGAGATCTTGCCGCCGACGATCGACAGCTGAGCCGCCTCGACCGTCGCGCTGACGCGGATATACGTCTTGCCGTCCTTCCGGTAGGTTTCGGTCGGCTGATCGCTCTTCACCCATTCGGCGATCTGGGACAGCTTCTTCGGACCTTCGTCCGTCGCGACCGTCAGATCGTTCAGCTCGGCGGACGCGCCCGGCACGAGCAGCGGCTCGAGCGAAACGGCGAGCAACTGGCCGTCCTTGACGACGCTGCCGAGCGGCACCGCGTTCAACATGCCCTGCAGCTGCGATGCGATATCCGAAGCTTTTGCGACCGTAGGGTCGACCTGCAGTGTATACACGGTCTTGCGTTCCTGCTGGTTGCTGGCGACCTTGAGCACGTCTTTAATCGGCTTGATCTTGGCCATGACAAGCTCCGCCGTCTTGTTCAGCGCATCCCGATCGTCTCCCACAATATCGACGAATACCTGGCTGCCTCCGCTGCCGAACATGAGCGAGCCCGCTGATGCGGTCAGCTCGGCGCCAGGATAGCTCGCGCGCTCGTTCTTGACAGCCTCGATGATTTTTTCGGCGTCGGCCTTCGGCTTCATCTGAATCGTATAGTCAACCTGGGTAGGCGACTTGACGTTGCCGTACATGGCGGCGTCCCCGCTGTTGCCCATGTCCATGTTGACCCATTCTTGCCCCTCCTGCTTCATGAGGAACGCCTCGAGCTTCTTGCCGCTCTCGAGCACCTCGTCGACCGGCGTATCCTGCGGGTACGACAGCTGCACGCTGACGCTCGAGGCGTCTGAAGAGTCGATGGCGCCTTTCGGCAGGCTGAAGTAAGTCGCGATCGAGCCTACAAGCAGAAACAGCGCGATGAGCAGCGGCAGCCACTTGTGCTTCAGGTTCCATTCGAGAAAACCGCCGAAACGCTTGGAAGGCTGGTGCTCCTTGATCTCGGAACGCTTGAGCAGTCCCGCGCTCATAAGCGGGATAACGGTCAGCGCGACGAGCAGCGAGGACAGCAGCGAATAGGTAACGGTTAAGGCGAATGGCAAAAGGAACGACTGCAGCGAGCCGCGGAGCAGGCCCATCGGCAGGAAGACGGCCACCGTCGTGAGCGTCGAGGCGGTAATCGCCGTGGACACTTCCTTGGTCGCGTCGATGACGAGCGAGACGGAAAATTTCTCCTTCTGGAGCCTGCGGAAAATGTTCTCGATGACGACGATGCTGTCGTCTACGAGCCGACCGACGGCGACGGCGACGCCGCCCAGCGTCAGAATGTTGAGGCTGATGCCCGACAGGTCGAGCAGGTAGAGCGTCAGCCCGAGCGACAGCGGAATCGATACGATCGTGACGAGCGTCGCGCGCAGGTTGCGCATGAACAGCAAGATGACGACGGTGGCGAACAGCGCGCCCATCAGTACTTCGCGCATCATGCTGTTCACGGAGTGAACGACCTGGTCCGAGGTGCTCATGATGAGCTTGAGCTCCATGCTGCCGTCCTCTTCCATCAGCCGGTCGGCCGTCTTCGCGACGTCCTTGCCCACGCTGACGGCATTCGCGTTGGCGCCTTTGGACACGACGATCATAAGCGCGTCCTTGCCGTCGATGCGGCTCACGCTCTCCTGTTCGTCGGACTGGGTCACGCTGGCGACGTCGGACAGCTTCACGCCCGGCGCCACCGGCAGCTTGGCGACGTCTTCCGCGCTGCCGAGCTCGGCGCTCACGTTCAGGTTGACGGCTTCGCCGTCAAGCACGGCCGCGCCGACCGATGCCGACGCCGTACGCCCCTGCAATACCCCGTACAAAGCTTGTGCCGGCACGCCCTTGGCGGCGAGCTTAGCGGCGTCCGGCTTAATGACGATGCTCGGGCTCGACTTGCCAGACAGCTGAACCTGGCCTGCGCCGTCGATCGCCCGGAAGGCGTCTACCGCGCGCGCTTCGGCCTTGGCTTTCTCCGCATCGCTCAGGCCGTCTTTAAACGTCAGCGACAGGAACGAGATCGGAATCATCGATGTGTTGTACTGGATGACGTACGGCTTCGATACGCGCTCGGGCAGTTGAACCGCTGCCGCCGCTTTTTCGACTTCGTTCTTCGCCGCCGACATGTCGGTTTTCGCGTCGAAATTCAGATTGACCTGCGAGTAACCGTCTCCCGACGTCGACAGCATGCTCGTCTTGCCCTTGATCGCGGACAGCGCCTGTTCGAGCGGATCCGTCACCTCCCGCTCCATGGTGGCCGTGTTATAGCCCGGACCGATGACGCTGACCGTCACCTGCGGGTTGTCGGCTTCGGGCAGGAATTCCATGGGCAGCTTGAAGTAGCTGAACACGCCCAGGCCCAGCGTCATCACGACCAGTATGACGACCGCCGCCTTGTTTTTGAATACGCCTTGAATGAATGAACTCACGATAAAAATAGCCCCTCTCCTCTTGCTTGCATCAGCTACGATCAAGCATAAGGGAGAAGGAGCAGCGGGCGACAACGGCCAGAGACCGGACCTTTACTCAGACTTAAGTCTGAGAAGGAATCGGACCCGGGCCGCTTCCAATGTCTTCCTGAAGGCAAACAAAAACCGCCCCAGGAGGCGGTTCGAACAATTGCGCGTTCAAGTATTCGCAGATCAGGCTTGCTGCGAACGGGACGAGGCGCGGTCGGAGCTGCGATAGCCGGCAAGCAGGCCAAGCGCGCCAAGCGACAGCAGCCCGGACACGATAAATGGAAGTCCGGCCTGCGCGGTCAGCAGCGCGGCTCCGAGCAGCGGACCGACGATGCGGCCGAGGCTGTCCATGGACGAGCTGAGCCCGGAGGCGACGCCTTGGGATACGGTCGTCTTTTGGGTAATCAGCGAAGTTACGCAAGGCTTGATAAGCGAATTGCCGATGCCGAAAATACAAAGGTAAACGGAAGCCGCAATCCAGTTCTGGGCGGTCAGCAGCAGGAAAAAGCCTGCCGCGGAGATGACGAGTCCGACCGCGATATAACGGCTCTCCTGTCCCTGCTTAACTCGCCGCCGCACGATCCCGCCTTGCACGAGCGCGCCGACCAATCCGCAGAAGAAGAACATGAGACCGATCTTGCGCGGCGTGACGTCGAACTTGTCGATGCCGTACAGCTGCAGCGTGCCTTCCAATATAGCCAGCGAGAACGTGACGAAAAAGGCGAGCACGTACAGCTGCTTAAGCGGACCTTGGAAGGCGGTCCATCGGGACTCGCGCCTCTGCAGTCTGGCCGCTTCGCGCTTGTCCGCCGTGAGCGATTCGGGCAGCTTGAGCCAGGCGGCGAAAAAAGTGAGCAGCGAGAGCGCCGCCGCGGCGAAAAACGGCGTATTCAAGGAGAAAGCATTGCTCAGCTCGCCGCCGATAAACGGACCGAACGTAAAGCCCATGCCGATGCTCATGCCGACGACGGCCATTCCCTTCGTCCGGTTCTCCTCGGATGTAATGTCCGCGACGTAAGCGACGATGCAAGCGGTGACCGCGCCGGAAAATAAGCCGCCGAGCAGCCGCGACGCATACATGATCCACAGATTGCCGTCCGCAAGTCCGAACATCAGGAAGCTGACGGCGAAGCCGAGCACGCCGATCATGATGACCGGCCTGCGTCCGATCCGTTCGGATACGCCGCCCCATACGGGGGACAGCAGGAACGATACGAACGAATAAAGCGACAGCATGCCGCCCGTATGCCAGTTCGCCGACTCAGGGCTGGCGTCCGTGACCAGCTGCGGCAGGATCGGTATAATGATGCCGAATCCCACGAAAACGGTGAACAACATAAGTCCTACGATGATCAGCCTGCTTTTCACGTTTTTTTCTCCTTTAACCCT from the Cohnella hashimotonis genome contains:
- a CDS encoding rhodanese-like domain-containing protein → MSTYETTTVEQLKARIDAGEKLHLIDVREDDEVAAGMIPGAKHIRLGTLPDRLSEIPKDEEVIFICRSGGRSGRACEYLSQLGYGRTVNMTGGMLAWNEL
- the aroA gene encoding 3-phosphoshikimate 1-carboxyvinyltransferase, which translates into the protein MDMIVTPTPRLAGEIQALSSKNYTTRYLLVAALAEGTSVIRYPAHSEDSDALRRCVRDLGAVLEEDEEKIVVTGFGNHPKPVKELDVGNAGAVLRFLMAVAALLPEVTFVNKYPESLGKRPHDDLITALERMGAKIDHREGKLPITIRGGDAVRGGKIQVSGSVSSQFLSALLFLTPLLAEDSEIEVLNDLKSKVVVGQTLEVLAQAGIVVEASSDLMHFKVPGGQRYRAQEYVVQGDYPGSAAILAAAAVTDSDVVVHRLLEESKQGERAVVDVLKAMGTPLTHKDGVVHVQGNGKLRAVEFDGDEFTDGVLAMVAAAVFAEGTSRFYNVENLRFKECDRITDYLAELRKAGANVEEKRDEIIVHGRPEGVEGGVTIDAHFDHRVIMALTVVGLRAKAPLTIKDAHHVAKSYPNYFDHLTALGANVRWTE
- a CDS encoding SGNH/GDSL hydrolase family protein; the protein is MKLSSNDKLVMIGDSITDCGRGRPFGEGLGAGLGTGYVSVAAGLLQSIYPELAVRIVNVGTSGHTVRDLAGRWQTDVLDLSPDWVSVMIGTNDVWRQYDQPYIKESHVYAEEYEETLSELVEKTLTHVKGIVLMTPFYLEPNRSDAMRQTMDLYGGIVKRIAENHGTLFVDTQAAFDKILAHIYPATIAWDRVHPSATGHIALAKAFLDVLDFSWNGAAEAE
- a CDS encoding DUF1054 domain-containing protein → MSTLLNAGFAGFTDSDFDAMTVPGLEGRMEAIIRQVRPKLEGLGNALAPYLADLCAEPMYPHVAKHARRSVNPPNDTWVAWSRHPRGYKAHPHFQVGLWPTHLFIQFAIIYESGNKTVFAERAASELDSIRAAIPASFVWSKDHTLPDGIPHAELSADSLTEWLARLKTVKAAEITCGLHIARGDDRLQHADSLLRTAEDTIRRLLPLYKLSF
- a CDS encoding CoA-binding protein, with the protein product MPFANPSRDEIKRILQETKNIAVVGLSGDPDKTSHMVSAAMQAKGYRIIPVNPKEAEILGEKCYKSLADIPEPVDIVNVFRRPEHTPPIAEEAVAAGAKVLWLQLGIVNEEAAAIAASGGLTVVMDRCIKVEDSILLP
- a CDS encoding glucose PTS transporter subunit IIA produces the protein MFGIGYLQRLGRAMMLPMTVLPAAAIFLMLSRLPWDSVGLQSAPVLLHSAGMAIFAYVPYVFAVGIALGLSNQSVHAGMASLVGMIIFGAVTQAYDPGGVQPSMFAGVVIGMLSGWANERFKSFQLPESLQFFGGTRFVPIFMSAFSFVFAWLMIGIGQGLLAWIGATGGLVNSAGGFGIFLYGFLHRILVAFGLHHLLNHLFWFQIGDYTAPDGSVYFGDMPRFFAGDPTAGVYMTGLYPVIMFALPAIAYAIIHEAREDLKPKTAKQFRVAALTAFVTGVTEPVEFAFLFVAPYLFIVHALLSGGIMWLTYELGIREGFTFSAGALEYIINFRLSERGWLIIPIGLAVAVFYYVLFRWSIRRFQLSTPGREDSTRLDDWGGDIPYRAPLVLQALGGKDNISRIEACITRLRLTLNDDRRVDTKSLRHLGAAGVIRLGGGHVQVVFGTYSDLIRGEIVKLMQLDVHQVQFHAPLQGRMIPLEEVDDPIFAQKLVGNGVAFFPEKGELVAPVRGKIIHLYPTKHAIGIETPEGLEVLLHIGINTSQMNGEGFTALVKEGDEVMPGQPLIRFHLPTLKAHAKSLATPMVITNSDIVRSWRFAPFKAVKKGQAAVMSVVVRERENGGAEL
- the gndA gene encoding NADP-dependent phosphogluconate dehydrogenase — encoded protein: MSNANIGVVGMAVMGRNLALNIESRGFTVAVYNRSREKTDDLMNTDGKGKNLVPTYTVEEFVASLEKPRKILIMVQAGSGTDATIESLVPHLDKGDIIIDGGNAYFPDTQRRSNDLTERGFHFIGTGVSGGEEGALKGPSIMPGGPEEAYRLVEPILTGISAKVNGDPCCTYIGPDGAGHYVKMVHNGIEYGDMQLICEAYQLLKDVLGVQPDELHEIFGEWNKGELDSYLIEITTDIFAEKDPETGKPMVDVILDSAGQKGTGKWTSQSSLDLGVPLSIITESVFSRFLSAMKEERVAASKVLKGPAKTAFAGDRAAFIESVRKALFASKICSYAQGFAQMRAASEEYDWNLQYGNIAMIFRGGCIIRARFLQNIKDAYDRDPGLRNLLLDEYFKDVVESYQDAWREVVSSAVKFGIPVPAFASALAYYDSYRSERLPANLLQAQRDYFGAHTFKRLDKEGTFHHNWLHN